In a single window of the Micromonospora sp. WMMD1155 genome:
- a CDS encoding Pr6Pr family membrane protein translates to MTGDVTRALRLGTAAVVAVGLVLALVAARDDPVELLFYFTVQVDLAYLVVLLAGGGDRLRTALTVYLVGTAVVFVLVLANPWSRYAMVANADARGTISDAANLLLHVVAPPLAAAHWLSRRPRVALRPAYAVGLLGYPLVWLTVILVRGALGGAEDRYLYPFLDVPRLGYPTVALNAVLFAVSLLVIALTAVHLTRRRTR, encoded by the coding sequence GTGACGGGGGACGTCACCCGGGCCCTGCGGTTGGGCACGGCCGCGGTGGTGGCCGTCGGGCTGGTCCTCGCGCTGGTCGCCGCCCGCGACGATCCCGTCGAGCTGCTCTTCTACTTCACCGTGCAGGTCGACCTGGCCTACCTGGTGGTGTTGCTGGCCGGTGGCGGTGACCGGTTGCGGACCGCGCTCACCGTCTACCTCGTCGGCACCGCAGTCGTCTTCGTCCTGGTGCTGGCCAACCCGTGGAGCCGCTACGCCATGGTGGCGAACGCCGACGCCCGGGGGACGATCTCCGACGCCGCCAACCTGCTGCTGCACGTCGTGGCGCCGCCACTGGCCGCCGCCCACTGGCTGAGCCGTCGACCCCGGGTCGCGCTGCGCCCGGCGTACGCGGTCGGCCTGCTCGGCTATCCGCTGGTGTGGCTGACCGTCATCCTGGTCCGGGGCGCCCTCGGCGGGGCCGAGGACCGCTACCTCTACCCGTTCCTCGACGTGCCCCGACTGGGCTATCCCACTGTCGCCCTCAACGCCGTGCTCTTCGCCGTCAGTCTGCTGGTGATCGCCCTGACCGCCGTCCATCTGACCCGCCGTCGGACACGATGA
- a CDS encoding polysaccharide pyruvyl transferase family protein, translated as MTHGGGLTIGVLGSYGGRNLGDEAILTGLLTDLRTQEPNARIIVFSRNPEHTRAAHPDVEAVPWEGVSRTDSALVLAQLDLLILGGGGILYDREARRYLRVVRVAQERGLPLITYAVGVGPLGEAVDTGMVRETLSSAVQVTVRDQESRMVLEEAGLLNPITVTADPAFLLQPEEFPAHLLAEEGIPVGQRLVGISVREPGRAAERLDVDGYHRLLAQIGDFLVHRIDAYVLFVPMERDDIRHAHGVLSHMVAADRGRILHGTYSPQQILGLMRHFDLAVGMRLHFLIFAAMVGTPFLPLPYAGKVFDLAQRLGVPALRGVEREVEGPLLAEVDRLWDEREQRAEGTARRVAEVCDQARGTSEVTRGVLESLRSQTLTRV; from the coding sequence ATGACGCACGGCGGCGGACTGACCATCGGTGTGCTCGGCTCGTACGGCGGGCGAAACCTCGGCGACGAGGCGATCCTGACCGGCCTGCTCACCGACCTGCGCACGCAGGAACCCAACGCCCGGATCATCGTCTTCTCCCGTAACCCGGAGCACACCCGGGCCGCCCATCCGGACGTCGAGGCGGTGCCCTGGGAGGGCGTCAGCCGTACCGACTCCGCGCTGGTCCTCGCCCAGCTCGACCTGCTCATCCTGGGCGGGGGAGGCATCCTCTACGACCGGGAGGCCCGCCGCTACCTGCGGGTGGTCCGGGTCGCCCAGGAGCGGGGCCTGCCACTGATCACGTACGCGGTGGGGGTCGGGCCGCTGGGCGAGGCGGTGGACACCGGCATGGTCCGGGAGACGCTGTCCAGCGCGGTCCAGGTGACAGTGCGGGACCAGGAGTCCCGGATGGTGCTGGAGGAGGCCGGGCTACTCAACCCGATCACCGTCACCGCGGACCCGGCGTTCCTCCTGCAACCGGAGGAGTTCCCGGCCCACCTGCTGGCCGAGGAGGGGATTCCGGTCGGCCAGCGGCTGGTGGGGATCAGCGTGCGGGAACCGGGACGGGCCGCCGAACGGCTGGACGTGGACGGTTACCACCGGCTGCTCGCCCAGATCGGCGACTTCCTGGTGCACCGGATCGACGCGTACGTGCTGTTCGTACCCATGGAACGCGACGACATCCGGCACGCCCACGGGGTGCTGTCGCACATGGTCGCCGCCGACCGGGGTCGGATCCTGCACGGCACCTACTCGCCGCAGCAGATCCTCGGGCTGATGCGCCACTTCGACCTCGCCGTGGGCATGCGCCTGCACTTCCTGATCTTCGCGGCGATGGTCGGCACACCGTTCCTGCCCCTGCCGTACGCCGGCAAGGTCTTCGACCTGGCCCAACGGCTCGGCGTGCCGGCCCTGCGCGGCGTGGAGCGGGAGGTTGAGGGGCCGCTGCTGGCCGAGGTCGACCGGCTGTGGGACGAGCGGGAGCAACGCGCCGAGGGCACCGCGCGACGGGTGGCCGAGGTGTGCGATCAGGCAAGGGGCACCTCGGAGGTCACCCGGGGCGTGTTGGAGAGCCTGCGCAGCCAGACCCTCACCCGGGTCTGA
- a CDS encoding thiamine pyrophosphate-dependent enzyme, which translates to MLCDVTTPQDLDDRFRETLAALPAAERRRDPADPVTDDAPLTGAQVLDLFDAQVTSRQLDLAGRWLRSFGEGFYTIGSAGHEGNVAVAAALRPTDPALLHYRSGAFYCLRAAQAAAAAPSDPGSSAGPEPTGDSGSSAGPEPTGDPASTAGPVTYSDRGPSTDPARTADAESTADSDPSGPAPASTSGGGFDAYADAARDVLRGMVASSEEPIAGGRHKVFGRADLAVVPTTSTIASHLPRAVGMGLAVERLRRLDSAGRRTGGGVRVGSGAGVAHVPWPPDAIVVCSFGDASVNHASATAAFNTAGWYDHAGLRIPVLFVCEDNGLGISVRSPEGWVEATLRAKPGIRYFSADGADPVRTYEVAAEAAAWVRRNRRPAVLHLRTVRLMGHAGADAESAYRSPAELAEDLDRDPVVATARLLVDAGVATGEELLARYDETGWQVRRLAEEVLGEPKLASAADVVSALAPRRPVRVARAVADAAARAGGPGAAARAEAFGGKPPELTGPLTLAQSINAALADGMLDHPQMAVFGEDVAAKGGVYGVTKGLRDRFGPARVFDTLLDETSVLGLGLGAGLAGMLPVPEIQYLAYLHNAEDQLRGEAATMRFFSQGAFRNPMVVRVAGLAYQEGFGGHFHNDNSVAVLRDVPGLVVAVPARPDDAAPMLRTCLASAAVDGSVCVFLEPIALYHTRDLYADGDGEWLAGYPEPGAWVAGHVPIGRARVYRVGSADDLTIITFGNGVRMSLRAAAVLAEEGVGTRVVDLRWLAPLPVADIIRESSATGRVLVVDETRRSGGVGEGVIAALVDAGYVGAARRVAGVDSFVPLGPAARHVLVSMDAITDGARTLLAR; encoded by the coding sequence ATGCTGTGCGACGTGACCACCCCGCAAGACCTCGACGACCGCTTCCGGGAGACGCTGGCGGCGCTGCCTGCCGCGGAGCGTCGGCGTGACCCCGCAGACCCGGTCACCGACGACGCCCCACTGACCGGCGCGCAGGTGCTGGACCTGTTCGACGCGCAGGTGACCAGCCGGCAGCTCGACCTGGCGGGTCGCTGGCTGCGCAGCTTCGGAGAGGGTTTCTACACGATCGGTTCGGCCGGGCACGAGGGGAACGTCGCGGTCGCCGCCGCGCTGCGCCCCACCGATCCGGCGCTGCTGCACTACCGTTCCGGTGCCTTCTACTGCCTCCGTGCCGCCCAGGCCGCCGCCGCGGCGCCGAGCGACCCGGGCTCGTCCGCCGGCCCTGAGCCGACCGGCGACTCGGGCTCGTCCGCCGGCCCGGAGCCGACCGGCGACCCGGCGTCGACCGCCGGTCCGGTGACCTACAGCGACCGGGGGCCGAGCACCGATCCGGCGCGGACCGCCGACGCCGAGTCGACCGCCGACAGCGACCCGTCCGGGCCCGCGCCGGCCTCGACGAGCGGCGGCGGGTTCGACGCGTACGCGGACGCGGCCCGGGACGTGCTGCGCGGGATGGTCGCTTCCAGCGAGGAGCCGATCGCCGGTGGTCGGCACAAGGTGTTCGGTCGGGCCGACCTGGCCGTGGTGCCGACCACCTCCACGATCGCCTCGCACCTGCCCCGGGCGGTCGGGATGGGGCTGGCCGTGGAGCGGCTGCGCCGACTGGACAGCGCCGGTCGGCGTACCGGAGGCGGGGTTCGGGTCGGCAGCGGCGCGGGCGTCGCGCACGTCCCGTGGCCGCCGGACGCGATAGTGGTGTGCTCGTTCGGGGACGCCTCGGTCAACCATGCCAGCGCCACCGCGGCGTTCAACACCGCCGGGTGGTACGACCACGCCGGTCTGCGCATCCCGGTGCTCTTCGTCTGCGAGGACAACGGGCTGGGCATCAGCGTCCGGTCACCGGAGGGCTGGGTCGAGGCGACCCTGCGCGCCAAGCCGGGCATCCGCTACTTCAGCGCGGACGGGGCCGACCCCGTGCGGACGTACGAGGTGGCGGCGGAGGCCGCGGCCTGGGTACGCCGCAACCGTCGTCCGGCGGTGCTGCACCTGCGCACCGTCCGCCTGATGGGGCACGCCGGGGCGGACGCGGAGTCGGCGTACCGCAGCCCGGCCGAGCTGGCCGAGGACCTGGACCGCGACCCGGTGGTCGCGACCGCGCGGCTGCTCGTCGACGCCGGGGTGGCGACCGGCGAGGAACTGCTGGCGCGGTACGACGAGACCGGCTGGCAGGTACGCCGGTTGGCCGAGGAGGTGCTGGGCGAGCCGAAGCTGGCGTCGGCGGCCGACGTGGTGTCGGCGCTGGCGCCCCGCCGTCCGGTGCGGGTGGCGCGGGCGGTGGCCGACGCCGCGGCGCGGGCCGGCGGTCCGGGCGCGGCAGCCCGCGCGGAGGCGTTCGGTGGCAAGCCGCCGGAGCTGACCGGTCCGCTGACCCTGGCGCAGAGCATCAACGCCGCGCTCGCCGACGGGATGCTCGATCATCCGCAGATGGCGGTGTTCGGCGAGGACGTGGCCGCCAAGGGCGGCGTGTACGGGGTGACGAAGGGGCTGCGGGACCGTTTCGGCCCGGCCCGGGTCTTCGACACCCTGCTGGACGAGACGTCGGTGTTGGGGCTGGGGCTGGGTGCGGGGCTGGCCGGGATGCTGCCGGTGCCGGAGATCCAGTATCTGGCGTACCTGCACAACGCCGAGGACCAGCTCCGTGGCGAGGCGGCCACGATGCGGTTCTTCTCGCAGGGGGCGTTCCGCAACCCGATGGTCGTGCGGGTGGCCGGGCTGGCGTACCAGGAGGGGTTCGGCGGGCACTTCCACAACGACAACTCGGTGGCCGTACTCCGGGATGTGCCCGGTCTGGTGGTCGCGGTGCCGGCGCGCCCGGACGACGCCGCGCCCATGCTGCGGACCTGCCTGGCCAGCGCGGCGGTGGACGGCAGTGTGTGCGTGTTCCTGGAGCCGATCGCGCTCTACCACACCCGTGACCTGTACGCCGACGGTGACGGGGAGTGGCTGGCCGGCTACCCGGAGCCGGGGGCGTGGGTCGCCGGGCACGTGCCGATCGGTCGGGCCCGGGTCTACCGGGTCGGCTCGGCGGACGACCTGACCATCATCACCTTCGGCAACGGCGTGCGGATGTCGCTGCGCGCCGCGGCCGTCCTCGCCGAGGAGGGGGTCGGCACCCGGGTCGTGGACCTGCGCTGGCTGGCCCCGCTGCCGGTGGCCGACATCATCCGCGAGTCCTCGGCGACGGGCCGGGTGCTGGTCGTGGACGAGACCCGCCGTTCCGGCGGGGTCGGCGAAGGTGTGATCGCCGCTCTGGTCGACGCCGGATATGTCGGTGCCGCGCGGCGAGTCGCGGGAGTTGACTCGTTTGTACCATTAGGTCCGGCAGCACGTCATGTTCTGGTCTCCATGGACGCCATTACCGACGGTGCCCGTACGCTGCTGGCACGGTAA
- a CDS encoding N-acetyltransferase, with amino-acid sequence MELTLTPMTAPELARLRGPLEQGYAEDLVAHRGLSPEAARERSVEQIRESLPAGAATDWALLRVGRVDDTEVGWIWVTLPAATGSRQAWIHNIEVHPEHQGRGHARRMIQLIEAELAQLGVPELGLNVFGTNTVAIGLYRSLGFEVTSQQMAKRIDPVG; translated from the coding sequence GTGGAGTTGACGTTGACGCCGATGACGGCACCGGAGCTGGCCCGGTTGCGGGGGCCGTTGGAGCAGGGGTACGCCGAGGACCTGGTGGCACATCGAGGGTTGAGCCCGGAGGCGGCCCGCGAGCGGTCGGTCGAGCAGATCCGGGAGTCGCTGCCGGCGGGCGCGGCGACCGACTGGGCACTGCTGCGGGTGGGCCGTGTCGACGACACCGAGGTCGGCTGGATCTGGGTGACCCTGCCGGCGGCGACCGGTTCGCGCCAGGCCTGGATCCACAACATCGAGGTGCATCCGGAGCACCAGGGGCGCGGTCACGCACGGCGGATGATCCAGCTCATCGAGGCCGAACTCGCCCAGCTCGGCGTACCCGAGTTGGGGTTGAACGTCTTCGGGACGAACACCGTGGCGATCGGTCTCTACCGCAGTCTGGGGTTCGAGGTGACGTCCCAGCAGATGGCGAAGCGGATCGACCCGGTGGGCTGA
- a CDS encoding DinB family protein, which yields MEQTIDPSLGPVLARTGDERAVLESFLDLHRGVLLRKLRGLSDADAGRRLVPSATTLAGLVKHLTLVERNWFPTLLAPEPGDVYLTSEEDAVASFVLGEQETVAALVEAYERACARSRAVAASFDLDHVVPHPQLGQVSLRWILVHMIEETARHAGHADILRELTDGECGAI from the coding sequence ATGGAGCAGACGATCGATCCGTCGCTCGGTCCGGTGCTCGCCCGCACCGGCGACGAGCGTGCCGTGCTGGAATCATTCCTCGACTTACACCGTGGGGTGCTGCTGCGCAAGCTGCGCGGTCTGTCCGACGCCGACGCCGGCCGTCGGTTGGTGCCCTCGGCCACCACGCTCGCCGGGCTGGTCAAGCACCTGACCCTGGTCGAGCGGAACTGGTTCCCGACCCTGCTGGCGCCCGAGCCCGGCGACGTCTACCTGACCTCGGAAGAGGACGCGGTGGCCAGCTTCGTCCTCGGCGAGCAGGAGACCGTCGCCGCGCTCGTCGAGGCGTACGAGCGGGCCTGCGCCCGATCCCGGGCCGTCGCCGCGAGCTTCGACCTCGACCACGTGGTGCCGCACCCGCAGCTCGGTCAGGTGTCGCTGCGCTGGATCCTGGTGCACATGATCGAGGAAACGGCCCGCCACGCGGGTCACGCCGACATCCTGCGCGAGCTGACCGACGGCGAGTGCGGCGCGATCTGA
- a CDS encoding peroxiredoxin codes for MPIEVGAEAPDFVLKDQNNQEVRLSAFRGRRAVLLVFYPLAFTGTCQGELHEVRDNLDVYENDDVQVLTVSVDSVYSHKVWADREGYRFPMLADFWPHGGVARAYGVFDDSAGVANRGTFVIDKTGVVRFAEMSSPGTARDQQGWRKAIAEVTV; via the coding sequence ATGCCCATCGAGGTCGGCGCCGAGGCGCCGGACTTCGTGCTCAAGGACCAGAACAACCAGGAAGTCCGGCTCTCGGCCTTCCGGGGTCGGCGTGCCGTCCTGCTGGTCTTCTACCCGCTCGCGTTCACCGGCACCTGCCAGGGCGAGCTGCACGAGGTGCGGGACAACCTCGACGTGTACGAGAACGACGACGTCCAGGTGTTGACGGTCAGCGTCGACTCGGTCTACAGCCACAAGGTCTGGGCCGACCGCGAGGGCTACCGGTTCCCCATGCTGGCCGACTTCTGGCCGCACGGCGGTGTCGCCCGGGCGTACGGGGTCTTCGACGACAGCGCCGGCGTCGCCAATCGGGGCACCTTCGTCATCGACAAGACCGGCGTGGTCCGCTTCGCCGAAATGAGCAGCCCGGGCACGGCCCGCGACCAGCAGGGCTGGCGCAAGGCCATCGCCGAAGTGACCGTCTGA
- a CDS encoding DUF3052 domain-containing protein — MSATAGQAADGVRSLADRFGIEPGMVVMEMGYDDDVDQDLRDALTDRCGDLVDEDTDEVVDAVLVWYRDGDGDLFELLVDALGPLADNGVVWLLTPKAGRDGHVEPSEVAESAPTAGLQQTSTVNAGRDWSGARLVLRRGAKAKK; from the coding sequence GTGAGCGCGACCGCTGGTCAGGCCGCCGACGGGGTACGCAGCCTGGCGGACCGGTTCGGGATCGAACCGGGGATGGTCGTCATGGAGATGGGGTACGACGACGACGTCGACCAGGATCTCCGAGACGCCCTGACCGACCGCTGTGGAGATCTGGTCGACGAGGACACCGACGAGGTGGTCGACGCGGTGCTGGTCTGGTACCGCGACGGCGACGGTGATCTCTTCGAGCTTCTCGTCGATGCCCTCGGCCCGCTGGCCGACAACGGGGTCGTGTGGCTCCTCACCCCGAAGGCGGGGCGTGACGGGCACGTCGAGCCGAGCGAGGTCGCGGAGTCCGCGCCCACCGCCGGCCTTCAGCAGACCTCGACCGTCAACGCCGGCCGGGACTGGAGCGGAGCACGTCTGGTGCTGCGGCGAGGGGCTAAGGCCAAGAAGTAG
- a CDS encoding glycosyltransferase produces MRIAHVSDSHLDNPEGVATSVGTAVALLRAAGHRVVLHCPGPLRRRRRPGEVPSLAVPTRPYRLAVPRSPDAPADVVHVHTTGPLGVAGLRWAAARGVPTVLTWHTDLVAYAAHYPEIPIGAAYAGLRLGLRWGARDLWALCRPGPDRQTRLAELGRCLLAHTSVLIAPSVKTATMMAAMAGRTPIVVLPTPAAAPRADADDRRRLRARLGIPADAPVLLAVGRATPEKNPELLLAAFAQVRRTLPAAHLVLLGARRNRLAIRRVAHRYGVAGAVRLLRPVPHDRVGAHYRAADVLAFTSTTDTQGLVLSEAEAYGLPVAMVDTALVQRPGTGAARPVAEPTAAAYGALLTRLLTDSDLRAQVIRDGRAAVAAWSGERYLAELVRLYEALPPVEATP; encoded by the coding sequence GTGCGCATCGCCCACGTCAGCGACAGCCACCTCGACAACCCGGAGGGGGTGGCGACCTCGGTCGGCACCGCCGTGGCGCTGCTGCGCGCCGCCGGGCACCGGGTCGTGCTGCACTGCCCGGGCCCCCTGCGACGTCGCCGCCGACCGGGTGAGGTGCCCTCGCTGGCGGTGCCGACCCGCCCCTACCGGCTGGCGGTGCCCCGGTCGCCGGACGCACCGGCGGACGTGGTGCACGTGCACACCACCGGCCCGCTCGGCGTCGCCGGCCTGCGGTGGGCCGCCGCTCGGGGCGTACCGACCGTGCTGACCTGGCACACCGACCTGGTCGCGTACGCGGCGCACTACCCGGAGATCCCGATCGGGGCCGCGTACGCGGGCCTGCGGCTGGGCCTGCGGTGGGGCGCGCGGGACCTGTGGGCCCTCTGCCGTCCCGGACCGGACCGGCAGACCCGACTGGCGGAGCTGGGGCGGTGCCTGCTGGCGCACACCAGCGTCCTGATCGCCCCCTCGGTGAAGACCGCGACGATGATGGCGGCGATGGCGGGGCGTACCCCGATCGTGGTCCTGCCGACCCCGGCCGCCGCGCCGCGCGCCGATGCCGATGACCGGCGGCGGCTACGGGCCCGGCTGGGCATCCCGGCGGACGCGCCGGTGCTGCTCGCGGTGGGCCGGGCCACGCCGGAGAAGAACCCGGAGCTGCTGCTCGCCGCGTTCGCCCAGGTCCGCCGGACGTTGCCGGCCGCTCACCTGGTGCTGCTGGGTGCCCGACGGAACCGGCTCGCGATCCGCCGGGTGGCCCACCGATACGGGGTGGCCGGCGCGGTGCGCCTGCTGCGCCCGGTACCGCACGACCGGGTCGGCGCCCACTACCGGGCCGCGGACGTGCTCGCGTTCACCTCCACCACCGACACCCAGGGCCTGGTGCTGTCCGAGGCCGAAGCGTACGGACTGCCGGTGGCCATGGTGGACACCGCGCTGGTGCAGCGGCCGGGCACCGGCGCCGCCCGGCCGGTCGCCGAACCCACCGCTGCGGCGTACGGCGCGTTGTTGACCCGGCTGCTGACCGACAGCGACCTGCGCGCGCAGGTGATCCGGGACGGCCGGGCGGCGGTGGCGGCCTGGTCCGGGGAGCGCTACCTGGCCGAGCTGGTCAGGCTGTACGAGGCGCTGCCCCCGGTGGAGGCGACCCCGTGA
- a CDS encoding HAD-IA family hydrolase — MSVELAGIGAVLFDMDGTLVDSDAAVERAWKRWAAEYAVDPAAALAIAHGSPADRTIRRLLPDVDDHAVATAAARQLALQYDDLSDVVATPGTRELLDTLARSRLPWAVVTSADARLAQARLGAAGIVAPVLVTVEDVRVGKPDPEGYLRAAALLGVPVARCLVVEDAEVGLRAGRAAGALTAALKGLDGDLRLHDLAQLARHLESTPTAP, encoded by the coding sequence GTGAGCGTGGAACTGGCGGGCATCGGCGCGGTGCTGTTCGACATGGACGGCACCCTGGTCGACTCGGACGCGGCCGTCGAGCGGGCCTGGAAACGGTGGGCGGCCGAGTACGCGGTCGACCCGGCAGCGGCGCTGGCCATCGCGCACGGCAGCCCCGCCGACCGGACCATCCGCCGGCTGTTGCCCGACGTCGACGACCACGCGGTCGCCACCGCGGCGGCACGGCAGCTCGCGTTGCAGTACGACGACCTGTCCGACGTGGTCGCCACCCCCGGAACGCGCGAACTCCTGGACACCCTGGCCCGGTCAAGGCTGCCCTGGGCCGTGGTGACCAGCGCCGACGCCCGGCTGGCTCAAGCGCGGCTCGGCGCGGCCGGGATCGTCGCTCCGGTGCTGGTCACGGTCGAGGACGTGCGGGTCGGCAAACCGGACCCGGAGGGCTACCTGCGGGCCGCCGCCCTGCTCGGCGTACCCGTTGCGCGGTGCCTGGTCGTGGAGGACGCCGAGGTCGGCTTGCGAGCCGGGCGGGCGGCCGGCGCACTGACCGCCGCGTTGAAGGGACTCGACGGCGATCTGCGTCTGCACGACCTGGCGCAGCTGGCGCGTCACCTGGAGTCGACGCCGACCGCACCCTGA
- a CDS encoding DinB family protein, translated as MTNADEHGHPEPPIAGDETATLLGSLERQRATFAWKTGGLDADGLRATLGPSSITLGGLLKHLALVESLYFSLKLAGRSPGAPWDTVDWEANPGWDWRSAAEDTPEQLYTLWRDSVARSRTIVTELLTDAGPEQLARGEWPDGRVPSLRRILVDLIEEYARHVGHADLIRESVDGLTGEDPPGPAVPLTP; from the coding sequence ATGACCAACGCAGACGAGCACGGTCACCCCGAACCGCCGATCGCGGGTGACGAGACCGCCACTCTGCTGGGCTCCCTGGAGCGCCAGCGCGCGACCTTCGCGTGGAAGACCGGTGGGCTCGACGCCGACGGGCTGCGGGCGACGCTCGGCCCGTCGTCGATCACCCTGGGCGGGCTGCTCAAGCACCTCGCCCTCGTCGAGAGCCTCTACTTCTCGCTGAAGCTGGCCGGGCGCTCGCCCGGCGCACCCTGGGACACCGTCGACTGGGAGGCGAACCCGGGCTGGGACTGGCGGTCAGCCGCCGAGGACACCCCGGAGCAGCTCTACACGCTCTGGCGGGATTCGGTGGCCCGCTCCCGCACCATCGTGACCGAGCTACTGACCGACGCCGGACCGGAGCAGTTGGCCCGGGGCGAGTGGCCCGACGGCCGGGTGCCGAGCCTGCGGCGGATTCTCGTCGACCTGATCGAGGAGTACGCCCGGCACGTCGGTCACGCCGACCTGATCCGCGAGTCGGTGGACGGGCTCACCGGGGAGGACCCGCCCGGGCCGGCCGTCCCGCTCACGCCATGA